One Mycobacteroides salmoniphilum DNA segment encodes these proteins:
- a CDS encoding enoyl-CoA hydratase: MIGVTSDGPVTTIELQRPERRNAVTYELALAFAEEVRKAAETARVIVITGQGTSFCAGADLSSGAPDPDKFADAWQHSIKSIDAADIPVIAAVNGPAIGAGVMLAMVADLRVVSETARFQFPVAKYGIALDNWSIRRLSSLVGYGRARGMLLAAEPLDAQAAFQTGLANRIGELADAQAWAAELAGFAPLALKHAKRVLNDDGAFEDQLPEHKVLFDKAWSSQDIIEAQVARIQKRPPNFQGA, translated from the coding sequence ATGATCGGTGTAACTAGCGATGGTCCCGTCACCACCATTGAGCTGCAGCGCCCAGAACGGCGCAACGCGGTGACCTACGAGTTGGCGCTCGCCTTCGCCGAGGAGGTTCGCAAGGCAGCCGAAACGGCCCGCGTCATCGTCATCACCGGGCAGGGCACGTCGTTCTGCGCGGGTGCCGACCTTTCCAGCGGTGCCCCTGATCCCGACAAGTTCGCCGATGCCTGGCAGCACTCGATCAAGAGCATCGACGCTGCCGACATTCCGGTCATCGCCGCCGTCAACGGCCCCGCCATCGGTGCCGGTGTGATGCTGGCGATGGTGGCCGATCTGCGGGTGGTCTCCGAGACCGCGCGTTTCCAATTCCCGGTCGCCAAATACGGTATCGCCCTAGACAACTGGAGTATCCGCCGACTTTCCTCATTGGTTGGGTACGGACGCGCACGCGGGATGCTGCTGGCGGCCGAGCCGCTCGACGCGCAGGCTGCCTTCCAGACCGGACTGGCCAACCGCATCGGAGAGCTTGCCGACGCGCAGGCCTGGGCGGCCGAGCTGGCCGGGTTCGCACCGTTGGCACTCAAGCACGCCAAGCGCGTGCTCAATGACGACGGTGCGTTCGAGGATCAGCTGCCCGAACACAAGGTGTTGTTCGACAAGGCCTGGAGTAGCCAAGACATCATCGAGGCTCAGGTCGCGCGGATCCAGAAGCGCCCTCCCAACTTCCAGGGAGCCTGA
- a CDS encoding MBL fold metallo-hydrolase gives MRALWVGAGAALASTWIGRALRDVPRTLGASKVRIAEVAEGSPQYRNGSFHNAEPARQFVPDADPTSLLRGLLTRQGAGSPNGEVPLVVPELAGPPADLTVTWFGHSSVLVEVDGYRVLTDPVWSDRCSPSRAVGPHRQHPVPLELSALPALDAVVISHDHYDHLDMDSIIALTRSQNAVFVVPLGVGAHLRGWGVSPARVIELDWDQSHQLGKLTLTCTQARHFSGRSLARNTTLWASWVIAGPKHKVFFGGDTGYTKAFKVIGDTYGPFDLTLLPVGAYNTQWPDIHMNPEEAVQTHRDLATTQAPLLPIHWATFNLALHPWDEPIERVLTAAGEQGVTVVVPKPGQRADAQRPAAPDGWWRLS, from the coding sequence ATGCGGGCGCTCTGGGTTGGCGCCGGCGCAGCTCTTGCGTCGACGTGGATCGGTCGCGCCCTGCGTGACGTCCCACGGACGCTGGGCGCCAGCAAGGTCCGCATCGCCGAGGTTGCTGAGGGATCGCCGCAGTACCGGAACGGTTCCTTCCACAACGCCGAACCGGCACGGCAGTTTGTCCCCGACGCGGATCCGACCTCACTGTTACGCGGACTGCTGACGCGACAGGGCGCCGGGAGCCCCAACGGGGAGGTGCCCCTCGTAGTCCCCGAACTTGCCGGTCCACCAGCGGATTTAACGGTTACGTGGTTCGGGCATTCCAGTGTGCTCGTGGAAGTTGATGGCTATCGGGTGCTCACCGACCCGGTGTGGAGCGACCGCTGCTCGCCCTCCCGTGCTGTGGGGCCGCACCGTCAACACCCGGTGCCCCTGGAGCTGTCGGCATTGCCGGCCCTGGACGCCGTGGTGATCAGTCACGACCACTACGACCATCTCGATATGGACTCCATCATCGCGCTGACCCGCAGCCAGAACGCGGTGTTCGTGGTGCCACTCGGGGTCGGCGCGCACCTGCGCGGTTGGGGTGTCTCACCGGCGCGGGTCATTGAGCTCGACTGGGACCAGAGCCATCAGCTCGGAAAGTTGACGCTCACCTGCACGCAGGCCCGCCATTTTTCGGGCAGATCCCTTGCCCGCAACACCACGCTGTGGGCGTCCTGGGTCATCGCCGGACCTAAGCACAAGGTGTTCTTCGGTGGCGACACCGGATATACGAAGGCGTTCAAGGTCATTGGCGACACCTATGGGCCCTTTGATCTCACCCTGTTGCCAGTCGGGGCCTACAACACCCAATGGCCGGATATCCACATGAATCCCGAAGAGGCCGTCCAAACTCACCGGGATCTCGCGACCACTCAGGCGCCGCTGCTACCCATTCACTGGGCGACGTTCAACCTGGCACTGCATCCCTGGGACGAGCCGATCGAACGGGTCCTTACCGCCGCCGGCGAGCAGGGCGTGACTGTCGTGGTGCCCAAGCCCGGGCAGCGGGCCGACGCGCAGCGGCCCGCCGCCCCCGACGGCTGGTGGCGTCTTTCCTAA
- a CDS encoding class I SAM-dependent methyltransferase, with product MTSNELPDWDASYQGKSEIFQGEPPWNIGEPQPELAALIEAGKFHGDVLDVGCGHAETSLRLAAQGHTTLGLDLSPTAIEAARAAAAERGLTNASFEVADITEFSGYDGRFNTIVDSTLFHSIPVEAREGYQQSISRAAAPDASYYVLVFAVGAFPPGIGPNAVTEDELRAAVEPYWVIDELRPAFIHSNIPEVLPGANFEMPAFHKDEKGRNKQPAFLLQAHKR from the coding sequence ATGACATCAAACGAGCTGCCGGACTGGGATGCCTCATACCAAGGTAAGAGCGAGATCTTCCAGGGTGAACCGCCATGGAACATCGGCGAGCCGCAACCCGAGCTGGCCGCGCTGATCGAGGCCGGCAAGTTCCACGGCGACGTCCTCGACGTCGGATGCGGGCACGCCGAAACCTCGCTGCGGCTAGCCGCGCAGGGACATACCACCCTCGGCCTTGACCTGTCCCCGACCGCGATCGAGGCGGCGCGGGCCGCGGCCGCCGAACGCGGACTGACCAATGCCAGTTTCGAGGTCGCCGATATCACCGAGTTCTCCGGTTACGACGGGCGCTTCAACACCATCGTCGACAGCACGCTGTTCCACTCGATCCCCGTCGAGGCGCGCGAGGGCTACCAGCAGTCGATCTCTCGTGCGGCCGCTCCCGACGCGTCGTACTACGTGCTGGTCTTCGCCGTCGGCGCCTTTCCACCCGGGATCGGCCCCAACGCGGTCACCGAGGACGAGCTGCGTGCGGCGGTCGAGCCCTACTGGGTGATCGACGAGCTGCGTCCGGCGTTCATCCACTCGAACATCCCGGAAGTGCTGCCCGGCGCCAACTTCGAGATGCCTGCGTTCCACAAGGACGAGAAGGGCCGCAACAAGCAGCCCGCGTTCCTGCTCCAAGCACACAAGCGTTAG